The sequence below is a genomic window from bacterium.
CTATAAGGACAATCTGTCCAATCGCGCTGGGGCGGTGTCGGAGGACCAATACGGCAATATATGGGCAGCCGGAGAAGGGGTAAGCCTCCTGTTGGCGGAGGAATCTCTGGTCTTGGGGCCGAGCGCGCTCTGCTCGGAAGCCCCCCGGGCCAAGATGATGAGCCAGGTTGGTTCCCAGCTGAGGTTATCCACAGGCTTTCGATACATGGCGCCCTCAACGAGCGTTGACCTCTATGTGGCCCTTCAGGCGCCGAGCGGGCAGCTGTTCTACGTTGCGCCTCAGGAGGCGGCGCCTCCGTTTCCGATATTCTATGCTGCGTTTGATGGCAGCACGGAGTTCTTGCAGCCCGGGCCGAGCTACACCGGGCCGGGCTCGATACCGAACACGCCGGACATGAAGGACCTCGCGCCTCCGCCCCTGCCCCTGCCGGACCCACCCGATGGCAACGGCCCGACCGGCCTCGCGCTCTTCGCATACCCCGTGCCGTACTATGCGAACGTCCCGCTGCCTGCATACGGAGCCATCGCCGACCTCGTCCTCCTGAACACCACCCTCCCCGAGCAGGCTCCAGCCGGCGCATACACGTTCCACGTCGGCCTCACCGGCCCCTTCTCAATCAGGAACGTCTATCGCTCCGCCTCATGCCCCTTCGAGGTCAGCGCGGAATGATGACCGACAGCAGGTCCTGGAAGAGCGGCCATGCCCTGGGGCCAATGAAACAGGTCTATCATGCGTTGATTCCTGTGGATCGCGATGAACCACATCTTGACGAACGAACTTGAGCGACCTAACTTGAGTCTAAAGAGTTAGTGGCGGTAGTTTCGGAGCGGTTAGAGGAAAACAGGATATGCCGCGAATCCTCATGGTCAGGTCCCATGACAATATTCACGGGACTCTCATGTCTCAGCCGATGGGGCTGCTCTACGTCGCATCGTATCTGCGGAAGCGTTTTCCCGGACGTTTTGAGTTCAAGCTGTATCACACGGGCTTCAAAGGGAACACGCTCGCGAGGTTGCGAGAGGAGGCCGCGCATTTCCGGCCTGACTATTTGTTCGTTAGTAGCCTTACGCCGGATGCGGACCTTGCACACACAGTGGTTCGGTCGGTGAAGTCTGTGGCGGGAGGATGTACGTCGGTTATAGGCGGCCCGTATCCGACGACTTCGAGAGAGAAGCCGCTTTTGGACAAGAATATTGACTATACGGTTCTCGGAGAGGGCGAGGTTACCGCTGCAGAGCTTCTAGAGTGTCTCGAGAGTGGGTGGAATCCGCACGCAATCAATGGGTTGGCATATAGAGATGGCGGCGAGATCAGGCTAACGGAACCGAGGGGTTACATCCAGGATTTGGACGAATTGCCGTTCCCTGCCTGGGACCTGATCGACTTCGAAGCATACGCTGGCTATCTGCCGATGTCGGTGACGCTGAAAGGCAAAATGTATGCAGGCTTGATTACGAGCAGGGGATGCCCCTATAATTGCGCCTACTGCCACAAGACACACGGCAAGCAGTTCAGAGCGCGCTCTGCCGAGAACGTTCTCGATGAATTGGAGCTACTATGCAGGGATTATGGTGTTGACGAGATACAGGTGCTGGACGATATCTGTAATCTGGACCTGGGTCGAATGACGTCGATCTGCCAGGGGATCGTGGAGCGGGGCCTTGCGATCCACATCGCCTTCCCGGATGGAATGAGAGCGGACTTGATGACGCCCGAATTGGTGCGTTGGCTGAGGCGTGTGGGAACCTATAAGATCCATTATGCTCCCGAAACGAGGTCGGAGCGACTCCAGGAGAAGCTTGGCAAGTTCGTCCAATTCGACAAGATGGACAGGATTATCCGTGAGACGTCCAGACAGGGAATACTGACCGCGGCCTTCTTCATGTTAGGCTTCCCCTCCGAGACGCTCGCAGAATTGCGGCGCACTGTTGACTATGCAGTCAACATGCCTTTTGACCTGGCGTCTTTTTTTCGCGTGGTTCCATATCCCAATACGCGATTGCGCGAGTGGGCCATTGAGGAGGGTGCGAGCTTCGATGACGAGTTCCTGGGCCGTTTCAGTTCATACCACTTCTTCTCGAACATCTGTGCGTCTGTCGAGCTTACAACCGAACAGATAGCGAGGGAGACACTGTCCGCGTATCTGAGGTTTTACTCGCGCCCACGGCGACTACTCCGGCTATTCTGGCGTTACCCGAATCGCTTGCGTCTATTGAGGGGCTTGCTCAGACTATTCGGTGACTGCATCAAGCCCTATTTCAGGCTTCGTAGTGCAGGTGATCTTGAATACATGCAAGGACTCTAGTCAATGGAATCACCGATTATCGCGGTTTTAAGGCCTGTTGGCCGTCTTGTAGTGCATATAAGGACCGGCATGAGGGAGGTGGCCCTATTCCTGCTGTATTTTGCTGTCCTGGGCCCGTTGTGCGCTTTCAGAAGACGGCCAAAAGATCCCTTCCGATCGGGGCTATGCACCTGGGATCATATTCATGAGGGCGACGGAAAAATGGAAACGCACTGCACAAAGACCTAGGAGGCATGATGGGTTACAGCCGAGTATTCGCTGACTTGATACATCTTTCCAGGACTTCCGGGTTTCCGCTTTCAGGCTTTTTCCTCTGCCTGGCGATCCTGGGTATTGCCGTTCGGGACAAGAAAGAGGCGCCCTGGATTCAACCGTATTTCTACGCTCATTTTTAGCTATAGACACCGATGGTCTTCTCATGGATTCTCTTGCGATCCTACATGGTGACGCTTCGTAAGAGGTACGATTCAGGTCAGAGGTTGAAGAACGGAATACGTCTGAAAAGAGGCTCCTAGAATGTGCTCAGAAGTGACCGCCAAGGTGAGAGAGTTTTACGAGGGAGTCCCGTTTCCGCGCGTGTCCTTTGAGTCGATTTCCAGTGCGAGCGAGCTGAATAGTAGGGCAGGCATTTATGCCCGGGCGCTTGACAGAGAGTTACCTTCTTTGGCCCGTGTGATCGATGTAGGCTGCGGGACGGCGCAGTTGCTCTGTCTTCTGGGAGGTTGCGGCGACAGGCGCTTGTTTGCCGTCGATATCAGTCTTGGCTCGTTACTGGAGGGCAAGAAGCTGGCGAGTGTACTTGGGTTGAGAAATATCTTCTTCGTTCAGGCCGACCTATTCAACCTGCCCTTTGAAGACGCGGGATTTGACTACCTGTTCTGCCATGGCGTTGTGCATCATACCGATCGGCCCTTGGAGGCTTTGGTCAAAATCTCTCGCCTTCTGAGGACAGGCGGGAAGGCTTCCATCGGACTTTACAATCGATATGGACGGGCTGTTCATCGGCTGCGTCGGTGGCTATGGAGAAAGGGCTCGGACCACAAGCCGATCCCTTCTGGACATTTCTATCGAAGGGACATTAACGGAGTATCCGCCGGCACAGTCAACAGCTGGTTCAGAGATCAGTACAGGAATCCACACGAAGTCTGTATCTCTCTCTCGACGGCGCATCGATGGCTGACCGAGGCTGGGCTGGCTTTCGTTCGCTTTTTGCCAAACGTATTGAGAAGGTGGCCGGTGCCCGGAAGGTGTTTATTCATGCAAGCTGGCTCCGAATCTCATCTCTTGAGACGAATGACATTTGCGCTCACCCAGTTTCTCTGGATGGTCCGTCCAGTTGAATCGGGCTATTTCGTGGTCACTGCTCTGAAGGAGGAGCGCTAATGCGGATACTGGGCGTGTCAGCCCATTATCACGATTCCGCTGCGGCCCTACTGGATGGGGATAGAGTTTATGCCGCCTGCGAAGAGCGATTCACTCGGCTAAAGCATGATCCAGGCCTGCCGATTAATGCAATATCGTTCTGTCTCCGGGAGGCTGATATCATCGGCGAAGAGCTCGATCTCGTCGCAATCCACGAAAAACCCTTGCGCAAGCTGAAGCGATTCGTGAGCGATTGCTTCAGGACGTTTCCGTTTTCGTACAGTTACTTCCGCCGCGCGCTTCCGGTTTGGCTGGGACGGAAATGCTCGCCCGAGTTGAGCATCGCATCGGAGCTTAGGACGGATTGTCGATTTGCTTACGTGGGGCATCACCTGTCCCACGCTGCCAGTGCCTATTATCCATCGGCATTTGAGGAGGCAGCTGTGCTGACCGTCGATGCGGTTGGGGAAGCCTACACGACTTGTACAGGCATTGGTAAGGGAGAGTCAGTGGTGCTCGACCGCGGGGTCCGTTTCCCCAATTCACTCGGGATGTTCTATAGCGCAATGACTTATCTTTTGGGATTCGAGGTCATGGATGGTGAGGGTAAGGTTATGGGTCTTGCCGCCCATGGTGAGCCGGGATACCGCCGGCAGGTAGGCGAGCTGATACGGCTAAACGACGATGGGAGTTTCGCGTTGGACATGAGGTACTTCCAGTTTGACAGGAGCACCAGGATGGTTTCCCCGCGTCTGGAGAAACTCATTTTCCCCAGGCGACGGCCGGATGAGCCCATAGAGCAGAGACACAAAGACCTTGCTGCAACTGCCCAACAAGTTCTCGAGGAAGCTCTCATCTCCATCGTCACGAATCTTAGGAGGCGAAGCGGCCAGAAGAATCTCTGCATCGCAGGTGGTGTTGGCCTTAATACCGTCGCCAATGGTCGTATTCTTGAGAACGGGGGATTTGATGACATTTTCATTCAGCCCGCCGCCGGGGATTCCGGATGCTCACTCGGCGCCGCCCTTTATGCTTCGTGCAAGCTGCTTGGCAGACCCCGACCGCGACCCATGGTCTCAGATAGACTTGGTCCTGCATTCAGAGAAGGTTCCATAGCCCGGTTCCTGGAAGTTAGGAAGCTGCCTTTCAAGAGACTTGGCGAAGAGGAGACGTTGTCCACCGTTGCCAGAAGACTAGCCGATAACAAGGTCGTGGGTTGGTTTCAGGGGAAGATGGAGTTCGGTCCCAGAGCGCTGGGAGGCAGGAGCATACTAGCAAATCCGATAAATCCCCAAATGAAGAACATAGTCAACTCAAAGGTGAAATTCAGAGAGCCGTTTCGTCCATTCGCCGCTTCTGTCCCGGCGGAAGTCGCGCACGACTACTTCGAGCATGGCGTTGCCAGCCCATTCATGATGCTCGTATTCAAAGTCCGACCTGAGAAGCAAAATGACATACCTTCTGTCACGCATTTAGATGGAACGTGCAGAACACAGACAGTGACGAGAGAGTGCGATCAGAAGTATCACTCGCTCCTCCTGGAGTTTGGTCGGCTCACGGGTGTGCCGGTGCTTTTGAACACGTCGTTCAACTTGAAGGGGGAGCCAATTGTGTGCACGCCCCGCGATGCGTTGAAGTGCTTCATGGAGTCCGGCATGGACTGCCTTGCTATGGAGAACATATTCATCGAGAAGCAATCAACGGATGAGTCAACTTAGACACTATATTCGCAATATCTGTTTTTTCCGCAAGCCGAGCCCGTTGAGGCGTGGTTTTCGAGACCTCGTCCGCGAGATGTGGCGCATTTACATCGTCAGAGGCGCGGCGCTGGCCGGTTTAATCGTGGTATCAGGCAGTCGGCATTACGTCTGGATCGCTATCGTGATTATGGAGTTTTGGATTTGGGCAGTGGGATATAAGCCCCGCGCACACGATTCCAATATCTTCAGGCTCACGGCAGATGAGAGACTGTTCGAGTTCGTTCCGGACATCTCATACAGGTACTATTATTCTGGCCGAAACGCCTATGGAGAAGACTTCGTCAGGCCGGCGAGGGTCGGACCTCTCGGGCATAGGATTCCGGAGGATGGCACGCCGGGGCCTCTTGCCGATTTGCATCTCATCATATTTGGCGATTCGAGCGTGTTTGGGGAGGGCGTCTCATACGGGAGTGCTTTCGCTAGCGAGATCGAGCGCCGACTGAACGAAGATGCATCGCTCGGTAGAGCAGTATCTGTGATCAACGCCGGGGTCCCCGGATACAACACGATGCAGTCAGTCGCGTGGATGAAGAGGCTAGTCCCTGCCTTCTCACCGTCCGTGATTCTGCTCTGTGTAAGTCTGGATGACACTCTCTTATGGGGAAGCATCGCAATTGGCAAGGACGGGGAGATGGTGCGACTCGATGCGCCTCTGAGGCACAAAGTGAGGGAACGTCTGAAGGAGTTTTCGTACATTCTTTACCATTTGAGTCAGGTGTATAGGTTCATCAGGGTTGAGGACTATCTAAAAGGTCTGTTCATGGATCGATACATAGGATTCAACTTGTGGAGCGGGTCTGTGTCGGAGATGGCCTCGCTTTGCCACGAGCATGATGTTGTGCCCGTGGTTGTCATCTTGCCCGGTCTATGGAAGCTTGATGGGGGCTATCCGTGGAGGGGCGTTCACTCCACGATCAGGAGCGAATGCGAAGGCCACGGAGTATCCGTGATTGATCCTCTTGACGCACTTCAGGGTTTCAAGGGTCGTGAGCTCTGGGTACACCCAGCCGATCCTCACCCGAATGAGCTGGCACACAGGATAATCGGTCAATTCGTGGCTGGTAGTCTCGTCGAGACCCTACGGACTTCCGTCTTGTCCAGAACCCAGGCAGCGACTTGAGATATGACGAGGGTGATGTTTGTCGGGGAGGATGGCTTCGTTGGGGGTGCGCAGATCTCGATGTGCGGTCTCCTGCAAGAGCTGTCCCGTCGAGCAGTGGATTGTATCGCCGTTATCCCCTCGCCCAACCGCTATTCGGAGATGCTTAGAAGCTCGGGCATAGATGTAACCCGCAACCGGCTGGACGAGCTGAAGAGGGATTATGTCCGTATTTCGCCGGTCTTCGGAGAGGTCAAGAACCTGGGCGTTATTATGGATGAGTTTCTCCCCGACCTTATACATGCTGACGCACCTTGGGCCGCTTTCTTCACGCTTCTGGCTGCCAGGCGGAGAGGACTTCCGGTGCTGTGCTCCCTTCATTGGTATCCGGAAGCTCATAGGGCGTCCAAGAGAGCCGTCTTCAGAATACTGAGGCGGTATGTTATAGCGAATTGCAGGAAGTTTGCCCTATTCAGTGAGCACATGCTCTCCACGATCGTGAACGACTACGGCTTTCCAGCCGCTAAGGTCGTCATGATACCCTACGGGATCGAGCGATATAGGCTGAAGAATAACATATCACGAGACGACTGGAGATGTTCTTGGGGTATTCCGACCGAGGCGATTCTCTATACCTGTGTCGCACGATTGCACCCGCAAAAAGGGATTCTGGACATTCTGGACGCCGCGGGAATTGTCTGCCGCAAGGTGGACGAGGCTTTTTTCGCCTTCGCGGGTGAGGAGGTTGTGGCACCGATGGAGAACCTGCATTTCACTGAGCGGGTCCGTGCCATGGCCAGCAGGCTCGGGATCAGTAGCAGGATCAGACTATTGGGCTTCCAGGATGATATTGGGGCTGTCTATGGGGCGAGCGATGTGCTGGTTCACGCATCTTCCAGGGAGCCATTTGGCCTAGGAGTGGCCGAAGCATCCATGTCGGGACTACCCGTAGTGGCCTATCGAGTGGGCGGGGTCCCGGAGACGGTCATTGACGGTGAAAACGGATTCCTCGTTCCAGCCATGAGGCCTGATGTTCTTGCAGAGAAGCTAATAGAGCTTGGCCAGGACGCTGAGCTCCGAGGTCGTCTTGGCAGGCGGGGTAAGCAACTGGGTGCGCAGCAACACTCGGTGGAGGAAATGACGGCACAGTTCATCAGACTCTATGAAGAGGTGGCCAAGTAGGGTCCGAGTGTGTCAGGTTTCGGCAACCTTCGCACCGCCTCATCCCCCTTCGCGGTCAGCGCGGAATGATGACCGACAGCCGGCCCTGCAAGCGCTCGTAGGCCGCGGCCCCGGGCCTAATGAAACAGGTCTTTAAGGGCAAGGTCTATGTGGCTGGGAGAGAAGAACCGCTCGACAAAGAATGTCTAGCCGGCTAACTTCAATTCACACATAACTGTGGTATTTCGTTTCGACTGGGCGCAGATCGAGGTGTGATCATGGCAAAAGAGGCGCTAGTTTCTCTGATCGTTTTGGTATTAGTCCAAGTGGCATTAGCCCAGGGCCTTGTGGGGGCTAGCGAATACTACGTCGATATCAACGCTGGGAGCAATTCTAACTCCGGTCGTTCCGAGAGCGACGCCTGGCGAACGATCTCGTTCGCGCTGGACAGCGTGCAGCAGGAGGCCTCGGCCTCTAACCCGGTCACGATCTGCATCGCCCAGGGCACATATTCGCCGGCTGCCGGTGAGTTGTTTGGCCTCGTGATGCGGGACTACGTCTCGCTTAAGGGGGCTGGCGGTGATTTCAAGACGATCCTTGATGCGCAAGGCATTGATAGAGTCATCTATTGTATCATCGCCCGGCAAGTTACGATCTCTGACGTTGTGATCATGAACGGTAAGACCGAGGGGGACGGCGCTGGCATATTTGCCCTCTGCTCCTCGCCGATCGTCGAGCGCTGTACCTTTATCAGAAATCGTATTGTCAAGGCCGGCGGAAGCGGAGCCGGGCTATCCGGTATATCGGAGGACTGTCGTCCGGTCATTCTGGACTGCAACTTCATCGCGAACAGGTCAGAGGCCTACGGGGGAGCAATCGCTTCTGGAAAGGTAACTGTCGTCGATTGCTTGTTCGACTCCAACGAAGCGGGCGAGGATGGAGGCGCGGTGGAAGTCTGCTTCGGAGAGGGCCTCATCGAGGGGTGTACATTCATGGGTAACACGGCTAGCATGGGTGGCGCGGTTCACTGCTATGGGGGGGAATCAATGGTTGTCCGACGTTGCGTGATGACGGGGAACGCTGCCTACGATGGCGGCGGCATCCTTTTCAACAATGTCGAAAACGCGCTAATTGAGGACTGCCGAATTCTCCATAACACGGCGCAGCACAATGGCGGTGGCATCCTGCTCAACGAGAGCTCACCGGTCATCAAGAACTGCCTCATCGCCCAGAATCAGACGGCCCGCTTTGGCGGCGGCGTTCAGCTGTCGTCGGCAGCGCCAGAGATTCGATGTACAACGGTCGCAGACAACCGGGCCGGGGTCGAGGGCGACGGCCTATGCTGCGCGTTCGGTGGCAGGGCAATCATTGTCGATAGCATTCTCTGGGGCAATCGCGACAACGAGCTCATGCTGGCCACTGCCTCGTTCTCGGATATCCAGGACCAACTCATGGATGGCCCCGGCAACATCAGTGCGGACCCGCTCTATGTGCTGGGCGAAGGATGCGATTATCTTCTCAGCCAGGCCGCCGCAGGACAGGCCTCGGAGAGTCCTTGTATTGACGCCGGCAGCGACTCGGCCAGCACGCTTGGAATGGCTTTTTACTCCACACGGACCGACAACGTCTCTGACACCGGGATTGTCGATATGGGCTATCACGTGCCGGTTGCCATGCCGCGGGTCCACGCCTGGCCGGATGCCGAGTCCTACGTTCTGGGCGGGTGCTTACGACCGATCGTTGCGGCGAGCAACGATGGCCTGCCGGTGTTTGTCGATGTGTGTGCAGGATTCGTTGGGCCGGCTGGTGAGGTCATTTGCCTTACTAACCACGGGGCTACGCTCGGGCTCGCGCCATGGGTCTCTGACCTGGTCCTGGAACACGGCTTCTCTTTCGGACCAACGGTCCTTATGAAGCTCGAGATACCCTATAACCTGCCCGCTGGCGAATACATGTTCTTCATCGCGCTCTTTAGCCCTGGAACAACCGACCCCATCGGCTATCCGGCCTCATTTCGGTTCGCGGTCGCCAGCCAACTCGACCATTAGAATTTGGCGCATAGGTAGAGGATAGCCTTTCGCGTTCGTTTTTGGTGTCCTGTGTGCAGAGCAGGCCATCTTTTGTGGCCCAACGAGCCTCCTTGCGTTTCCCAGACCGGTTGCTATTCTCGCCGGCGATTGTCTCAAGCGATTAAGGAATGAAAGGAGAGCCGCAATTGACCAGACCGATGGAGCTTGTCAGATACACGACAGACGAGGTGCTCGAGTATCATCGAGACAACTTCGGGGGAGGGGGCAAGTTCGAGATTATGAGCAAGGTCCCGGTTCGCGATGCGAAGGACCTGACGCTGGCGTACACGCCCGGGGTAGCGGAGGTGTGCCGCGCTATTGAGCGCGACCCAAACGAGGTGCATCGATATACGGCAAGGGATAACACAATAGTAATCTTGACGGACGGGACAGCTGTCCTTGGGCTCGGCGACATTGGCCCTGCGGCGGGTCTGCCTGTTATGGAGGGCAAGTCGGTCCTTTTCAAGATGCTCGCCGGCGTTGATGCGTTTCCCCTGTGCATCGGGACAAAAGACCCTGACAAGATAGTCGAGTTCGCCAAGCTCCTGGAGCCGTGCGTGGGCGGCATCAACCTCGAGGACATCTCCGCGCCTCGTTGCTTCGAGATTCTGAAACGGCTTAGGAACGAGCTCTCGATACCGGTGTTGCACGACGATCAGCATGGCACGGCGGTAGTCGTTCTGAGCGGTCTAGTAAATGCACTGAAGATCGTTGGCAAGAGCCTGTCAGAGGTCAGGATTGCCGTCAACGGCGCTGGAGCCAGCGGCATTGCAGTGACGGGCCTTCTGATGCGAGCTGGTGCAAGGAACGTCATTCTATGTGACACGAAGGGAACCATCTATCGCGGCCGGTCAATTGGCATGAACGCCTACAAGGATGCGATTGCCGAGCGGACGAATCTTGAGATGATCAGGGGCACGCTAGCCGACGCGATGCGCGGCGCTGACGTCTTCCTCGGCCTTTCTGTGGCAAACCAGGTCTCTGGCGATATGGTTCGGTCGATGGCCAAGGACCCGATAGTCTTTGCGATGGCCAACCCGGTACCTGAGATAATGCCCGAGGAGGCTAAAGCGGCAGGCGCCAGTATCGTTGCGACGGGCCGCTCAGATTATGCCAACCAGATAAACAACGTTCTCGGCTTCCCTGGGATATTCCGAGGCGCACTTTCGGCCCGGGCGAGCGATATCAACGAGGAGATGCTCATCGCTGCGGCCAATGCGCTTGCGGGGCTTGTCGGGGATGACGAGCTGCGGGAGGATTACGTAATCGCCAGCCCTGTTGACCCGCGAGCGATGCCGACCGAGGCGCGGGCCGTGGCCCAGGCGGCCCAGGAGACGGGCGTTGCCCAGATAGACGTTGATCCGGAGCAGGTCTATCGCTACACCGCCTACCTGCGTGAGGTCCTCGAGAAACGCTACGCCTTCTCGGAGCGATACGTTAGAGAACATCCGTTTAGCACGTAATCTACACCGCAAAGGTTACTTTCTGGGTTACAGGAAATGACTTGCTGTTGACCGGCTCTTGGCGCGAGTTACCTAGATTGCGTCTGGTGAAGCAGGTGTTTACTGTTGACAAATGGATCGTTTTACTACATATTTGTAAACGGCTGCAAGACAGCCACAATTGAAAACCTTGTCAGGATGGGAGGAGTGATATGATTGGTCAACGCATACGGCAGGCACGACTTGCCGCACGCCTCTCGCTGGATGACGTTGTCGCGCGGCTTAAGGGGCTGGGCGAGTCGATATCGAAGCAGTGTCTTTCCAACTATGAGAAGGGCAAGCGAACGCCGCTCCCCTCGACCCTGATTCTGTTGGGGAGCGCGCTCTCGGTGAAGCCGTCTTACTTCATGGCCGAGCCGCAGGTCTCGATAACCTGGGCGGGCTATCGGTGCCAGTCGCGCCTCGGCAAACGTCAGAGGGAGCAGATTGAGGCGTTCGCGCAGTCGGTTGCCGAGCGGCAGATCTATCTTCAGGAAACGCTTTTTCCGAATGAGTTGCCAAGGCTGCCCGAGCGCCGCAAGGTCTCAACTGGAGACCAGGCGGAACAGGCGGCGGCGGACCTTCGGGCGTGCTGGGAGCTTGGTAACGATCCAATCGACAGCCTGACCCAAATAATCGAGAACAACGGCGGCATCGTCGTCAAGTACCCGATGGGGGACGTTCGCTTCGACGGTCTCTCCGGCTATGTGAACGAGGGGTTCCCTCTAGTCGTTGTGAATCGGGATGTTACTGATGATCGGCTCCGCTTCGATCTTGGGCACGAACTTGGGCACCTAGTCATGGACACCGAGGGGTCGGAGCTGAAGCAGGAGGAGAGGCTGGCTCACAGGTTTGCCGGGGCGCTTCTGGCCGTCAAGGACGCGGTGTTCCACGAATTGGGAAGGCAAAGGGCAAAGATAAGCCTGGATGAGCTTGCACTTCTTAAGAGGAAATACGGTCTCAGCATGCAGGCATTGGTCTTTCGCATCCGCGACCTCGGGATCGTCAGCAGCTATGCTTTTCAGGCGGCTTTCAAGGAGTTTGCTTACAGAGGATGGCGCAAGGAAGAGCCCGTGGGCTTCAACGGGAATGAGGAGCCGACTCGGCTTGAGCAACTGACGCTTCGCGCCTTGTCCGAGGGTATTATCACGCCCTGGATGGCAGAAGAACTCTGCCCCGGCTGCACAGCGGGTGTTGAGCAGGAAGAGCCCGAACCACGCAGGGCAAACCTGCCTTCTGAGTTCTTGAAGCTTCCCAGAAGCGAGCGCAGCAGGCTCATGGCAGAAGCTTCCAAAATGGCGGAGAAGGCCTACCAAGAGAATCCTGAGCTAAACGATTTTGAGGCTTTTGGGGAGGATGATCTGCTTGACTGACGGGGCGCGAATTCCCAAGAAGGGTGAGATTTGGTATGTTCGCTTCGATCCAGCAACCGGTTCGGAAATTCAGAAGACCCGGCCTGCCGTAGTCGTCAATGAAAAGCACATGGGGAGAGAAAGTCTGCGAATCGTTGTCCCCGTTACCGAGTGGCAAACGCACCACCAATTCTGTCGGTGGATGTTTCCCCTGTTCATCAGTGACAAGACCGGGCTTACAAAGGAATCAGGAGCTGACGCGTCGCAGGTGAAATCACTATCCGTCAGACGATTCCGCAACAAAATAGGAATCGTTACAGCTTCTGAGCTCAAAGAAATACTGGCGGCAATAGTCGTTTGTATCGGCTACGAATGCCCGGTTTGCAGAGCGAGAGAGAATAAGAACACACAATAGGTTTTGGTTGGGGCTTTTCAGGGGGACTGAATACTGAGATTCGTTCTTCCATGGTTTTGCCGAAGCGTTGCTGGATGCATCTGAACTCGTGTCAAGCCAGCCAGGCTATAATTTCGTCGGCGACGAGGACGCCGTCGTCGGTGAGCCTGAGGACGTCGTTTTGGATATTGATGAGTTTTGCGTTGGTTAGTTTCTGTAATTCATCTTGTCGGGCCTTTTTTAGGTCTATCCCCTCATCTCTGCGCAACTTGCTAAGGCTAATACCTTCACGAAGCCGAAGGCCAAGCATGATCGCCTCCTCTACTCGCTCCTCCCCACTCAACCTCTC
It includes:
- a CDS encoding radical SAM protein, producing the protein MPRILMVRSHDNIHGTLMSQPMGLLYVASYLRKRFPGRFEFKLYHTGFKGNTLARLREEAAHFRPDYLFVSSLTPDADLAHTVVRSVKSVAGGCTSVIGGPYPTTSREKPLLDKNIDYTVLGEGEVTAAELLECLESGWNPHAINGLAYRDGGEIRLTEPRGYIQDLDELPFPAWDLIDFEAYAGYLPMSVTLKGKMYAGLITSRGCPYNCAYCHKTHGKQFRARSAENVLDELELLCRDYGVDEIQVLDDICNLDLGRMTSICQGIVERGLAIHIAFPDGMRADLMTPELVRWLRRVGTYKIHYAPETRSERLQEKLGKFVQFDKMDRIIRETSRQGILTAAFFMLGFPSETLAELRRTVDYAVNMPFDLASFFRVVPYPNTRLREWAIEEGASFDDEFLGRFSSYHFFSNICASVELTTEQIARETLSAYLRFYSRPRRLLRLFWRYPNRLRLLRGLLRLFGDCIKPYFRLRSAGDLEYMQGL
- a CDS encoding class I SAM-dependent methyltransferase; its protein translation is MCSEVTAKVREFYEGVPFPRVSFESISSASELNSRAGIYARALDRELPSLARVIDVGCGTAQLLCLLGGCGDRRLFAVDISLGSLLEGKKLASVLGLRNIFFVQADLFNLPFEDAGFDYLFCHGVVHHTDRPLEALVKISRLLRTGGKASIGLYNRYGRAVHRLRRWLWRKGSDHKPIPSGHFYRRDINGVSAGTVNSWFRDQYRNPHEVCISLSTAHRWLTEAGLAFVRFLPNVLRRWPVPGRCLFMQAGSESHLLRRMTFALTQFLWMVRPVESGYFVVTALKEER
- a CDS encoding carbamoyltransferase C-terminal domain-containing protein gives rise to the protein MRILGVSAHYHDSAAALLDGDRVYAACEERFTRLKHDPGLPINAISFCLREADIIGEELDLVAIHEKPLRKLKRFVSDCFRTFPFSYSYFRRALPVWLGRKCSPELSIASELRTDCRFAYVGHHLSHAASAYYPSAFEEAAVLTVDAVGEAYTTCTGIGKGESVVLDRGVRFPNSLGMFYSAMTYLLGFEVMDGEGKVMGLAAHGEPGYRRQVGELIRLNDDGSFALDMRYFQFDRSTRMVSPRLEKLIFPRRRPDEPIEQRHKDLAATAQQVLEEALISIVTNLRRRSGQKNLCIAGGVGLNTVANGRILENGGFDDIFIQPAAGDSGCSLGAALYASCKLLGRPRPRPMVSDRLGPAFREGSIARFLEVRKLPFKRLGEEETLSTVARRLADNKVVGWFQGKMEFGPRALGGRSILANPINPQMKNIVNSKVKFREPFRPFAASVPAEVAHDYFEHGVASPFMMLVFKVRPEKQNDIPSVTHLDGTCRTQTVTRECDQKYHSLLLEFGRLTGVPVLLNTSFNLKGEPIVCTPRDALKCFMESGMDCLAMENIFIEKQSTDEST
- a CDS encoding GDSL-type esterase/lipase family protein, with product MSQLRHYIRNICFFRKPSPLRRGFRDLVREMWRIYIVRGAALAGLIVVSGSRHYVWIAIVIMEFWIWAVGYKPRAHDSNIFRLTADERLFEFVPDISYRYYYSGRNAYGEDFVRPARVGPLGHRIPEDGTPGPLADLHLIIFGDSSVFGEGVSYGSAFASEIERRLNEDASLGRAVSVINAGVPGYNTMQSVAWMKRLVPAFSPSVILLCVSLDDTLLWGSIAIGKDGEMVRLDAPLRHKVRERLKEFSYILYHLSQVYRFIRVEDYLKGLFMDRYIGFNLWSGSVSEMASLCHEHDVVPVVVILPGLWKLDGGYPWRGVHSTIRSECEGHGVSVIDPLDALQGFKGRELWVHPADPHPNELAHRIIGQFVAGSLVETLRTSVLSRTQAAT
- a CDS encoding glycosyltransferase family 4 protein, producing the protein MTRVMFVGEDGFVGGAQISMCGLLQELSRRAVDCIAVIPSPNRYSEMLRSSGIDVTRNRLDELKRDYVRISPVFGEVKNLGVIMDEFLPDLIHADAPWAAFFTLLAARRRGLPVLCSLHWYPEAHRASKRAVFRILRRYVIANCRKFALFSEHMLSTIVNDYGFPAAKVVMIPYGIERYRLKNNISRDDWRCSWGIPTEAILYTCVARLHPQKGILDILDAAGIVCRKVDEAFFAFAGEEVVAPMENLHFTERVRAMASRLGISSRIRLLGFQDDIGAVYGASDVLVHASSREPFGLGVAEASMSGLPVVAYRVGGVPETVIDGENGFLVPAMRPDVLAEKLIELGQDAELRGRLGRRGKQLGAQQHSVEEMTAQFIRLYEEVAK